A DNA window from Syngnathus typhle isolate RoL2023-S1 ecotype Sweden linkage group LG2, RoL_Styp_1.0, whole genome shotgun sequence contains the following coding sequences:
- the tnnt2a gene encoding troponin T type 2a (cardiac) isoform X3, with translation MSDNEELVEEYEEEVEEEEEEVEEDQAEEEVEDKAGEEEQEEEEEEGAEEDGDGEADEEEEESKPKFKPFMMPNLIPPKIPDGEKVDFDDIHRKRMEKDLMELQTLIEVHFESRKKEEEDIIHLKERIEKRRSERAEQQRIRSEREKERQKRLEDERTRKEEEEAKKRAEEDAKKKKTLTSLHFGGYMQKLTEKRSGKKQTEREKKKKILNDRRKSLDIENWNQEQLKTKAKELWEWMKELEAEKFELQYQITSKKYEINVLRNRVSDHQKTSKRTKRGLRK, from the exons ATGTCGGATAACGAGGAGCTAGTGGAGGAGTATGAAGA GGAGGTGGAAG aggaggaagaggaggtagAGGAGGACCAGGCAGAAGAGGAGGTGGAAG ACAAAGCCGGTGAagaagagcaggaggaggaggaggaggagggcgctGAAGAAG ACGGCGATGGGGAAGCAGACGAAGAAGAAG AAGAAAGCAAGCCAAAGTTCAA GCCATTTATGATGCCTAATCTCATCCCGCCCAAGATTCCAGATGGCGAGAAGGTTGATTTTGAC GACATACATCGCAAACGGATGGAGAAGGACCTGATGGAGCTTCAAACTTTGATTGAGGTTCATTTTGAGAGCAGGAAGAAGGAAGAAGAAGACATCATTCATCTTAAGGAGAGGATC GAGAAGCGGCGCTCTGAGCGAGCCGAGCAGCAACGAATCCGAAGCGAGCGAGAGAAGGAGCGACAGAAACGTTTGGAG GACGAGCGCACTcgcaaagaagaggaagaggccaAGAAAAGAGCCGAGGAGGatgccaagaagaagaaaaccctgaCCAGTCTGCACTTTGGAGGCTACATGCAGAAACTG ACGGAGAAGCGCAGCGGCAAGAAGCAgacggagagagagaagaaaaagaagatccTAAACGATAGACGCAAGTCTCTGGATATTGAAAATTGGAATCAGGAGCaactcaa AACGAAAGCTAAGGAGCTGTGGGAGTGGATGAAAGAGCTGGAAGCTGAGAAGTTTGAGCTGCAATACCAGATCACCAGCAAAAAATACgag atcAATGTACTACGGAACCGCGTCAGTGACCACCAAAAAAC GTCCAAGAGGACCAAGAGAGGGCTGAGGAAATAG
- the tnnt2a gene encoding troponin T type 2a (cardiac) isoform X1 has translation MYRLSFVDQTLLRKSSLIGVRCHFDGDGEADEEEEESKPKFKPFMMPNLIPPKIPDGEKVDFDDIHRKRMEKDLMELQTLIEVHFESRKKEEEDIIHLKERIEKRRSERAEQQRIRSEREKERQKRLEDERTRKEEEEAKKRAEEDAKKKKTLTSLHFGGYMQKLTEKRSGKKQTEREKKKKILNDRRKSLDIENWNQEQLKTKAKELWEWMKELEAEKFELQYQITSKKYEINVLRNRVSDHQKTSKRTKRGLRK, from the exons ATGTATCGTCTGTCTTTTGTGGATCAGACACTTCTGAGAAAGTCATCACTTATCGGAGTTAGATGTCACTTTG ACGGCGATGGGGAAGCAGACGAAGAAGAAG AAGAAAGCAAGCCAAAGTTCAA GCCATTTATGATGCCTAATCTCATCCCGCCCAAGATTCCAGATGGCGAGAAGGTTGATTTTGAC GACATACATCGCAAACGGATGGAGAAGGACCTGATGGAGCTTCAAACTTTGATTGAGGTTCATTTTGAGAGCAGGAAGAAGGAAGAAGAAGACATCATTCATCTTAAGGAGAGGATC GAGAAGCGGCGCTCTGAGCGAGCCGAGCAGCAACGAATCCGAAGCGAGCGAGAGAAGGAGCGACAGAAACGTTTGGAG GACGAGCGCACTcgcaaagaagaggaagaggccaAGAAAAGAGCCGAGGAGGatgccaagaagaagaaaaccctgaCCAGTCTGCACTTTGGAGGCTACATGCAGAAACTG ACGGAGAAGCGCAGCGGCAAGAAGCAgacggagagagagaagaaaaagaagatccTAAACGATAGACGCAAGTCTCTGGATATTGAAAATTGGAATCAGGAGCaactcaa AACGAAAGCTAAGGAGCTGTGGGAGTGGATGAAAGAGCTGGAAGCTGAGAAGTTTGAGCTGCAATACCAGATCACCAGCAAAAAATACgag atcAATGTACTACGGAACCGCGTCAGTGACCACCAAAAAAC GTCCAAGAGGACCAAGAGAGGGCTGAGGAAATAG
- the tnnt2a gene encoding troponin T type 2a (cardiac) isoform X2 yields the protein MYRLSFVDQTLLRKSSLIGVRCHFDGDGEADEEEESKPKFKPFMMPNLIPPKIPDGEKVDFDDIHRKRMEKDLMELQTLIEVHFESRKKEEEDIIHLKERIEKRRSERAEQQRIRSEREKERQKRLEDERTRKEEEEAKKRAEEDAKKKKTLTSLHFGGYMQKLTEKRSGKKQTEREKKKKILNDRRKSLDIENWNQEQLKTKAKELWEWMKELEAEKFELQYQITSKKYEINVLRNRVSDHQKTSKRTKRGLRK from the exons ATGTATCGTCTGTCTTTTGTGGATCAGACACTTCTGAGAAAGTCATCACTTATCGGAGTTAGATGTCACTTTG ACGGCGATGGGGAAGCAGACGAAGAAGAAG AAAGCAAGCCAAAGTTCAA GCCATTTATGATGCCTAATCTCATCCCGCCCAAGATTCCAGATGGCGAGAAGGTTGATTTTGAC GACATACATCGCAAACGGATGGAGAAGGACCTGATGGAGCTTCAAACTTTGATTGAGGTTCATTTTGAGAGCAGGAAGAAGGAAGAAGAAGACATCATTCATCTTAAGGAGAGGATC GAGAAGCGGCGCTCTGAGCGAGCCGAGCAGCAACGAATCCGAAGCGAGCGAGAGAAGGAGCGACAGAAACGTTTGGAG GACGAGCGCACTcgcaaagaagaggaagaggccaAGAAAAGAGCCGAGGAGGatgccaagaagaagaaaaccctgaCCAGTCTGCACTTTGGAGGCTACATGCAGAAACTG ACGGAGAAGCGCAGCGGCAAGAAGCAgacggagagagagaagaaaaagaagatccTAAACGATAGACGCAAGTCTCTGGATATTGAAAATTGGAATCAGGAGCaactcaa AACGAAAGCTAAGGAGCTGTGGGAGTGGATGAAAGAGCTGGAAGCTGAGAAGTTTGAGCTGCAATACCAGATCACCAGCAAAAAATACgag atcAATGTACTACGGAACCGCGTCAGTGACCACCAAAAAAC GTCCAAGAGGACCAAGAGAGGGCTGAGGAAATAG